A section of the Rhizobium sp. SSA_523 genome encodes:
- a CDS encoding alpha/beta hydrolase, with translation MLATLPVGSGSAMREIAVLHRPPAEKDATQLVWLGGYRSDMTGTKAVEVDRLAAQRGLACLRFDYSGHGQSGGEFTQGTISRWVEETLAVLAAYPARRLVLIGSSMGGWIALRALQALKTRADGPTIGGLVLIAPAPDFTSDLIEPALTDEERRSLEERGFFEEASEYSPQPNIFTRALIEDGRDNRVLVGTLDLGCPVHILQGMQDEDVPYRHALKLLDFLPADDVVMTLVRDGDHRLSRPKDIERMLSAIETML, from the coding sequence ATGCTTGCAACGCTCCCTGTCGGCTCCGGCAGCGCCATGCGGGAGATTGCCGTTCTTCACCGCCCTCCGGCCGAGAAGGACGCAACCCAGCTGGTCTGGCTTGGCGGCTACCGGTCCGACATGACGGGCACGAAAGCCGTAGAAGTGGATCGACTGGCCGCGCAGCGGGGGCTCGCATGCCTGCGCTTCGATTATTCCGGGCATGGCCAATCGGGCGGTGAGTTCACGCAGGGAACGATTTCCCGGTGGGTCGAAGAGACACTGGCGGTTCTCGCAGCTTATCCCGCCCGCCGCCTCGTGCTGATCGGCTCTTCCATGGGAGGCTGGATTGCGCTGCGCGCCCTGCAGGCGCTGAAGACGCGGGCGGATGGTCCGACCATCGGCGGGCTGGTGCTGATCGCACCGGCACCCGACTTTACCAGCGATCTGATCGAGCCGGCTCTCACCGACGAAGAGCGCCGCTCGCTTGAGGAGCGCGGCTTTTTCGAAGAAGCATCGGAATACAGCCCGCAGCCGAACATCTTTACCCGCGCGCTGATCGAGGATGGACGCGACAATCGTGTTCTGGTCGGCACGCTCGATCTTGGCTGCCCGGTCCATATCCTGCAGGGAATGCAGGACGAGGACGTGCCTTACCGCCACGCCCTCAAACTCCTGGATTTCCTGCCGGCCGATGATGTTGTGATGACCCTGGTGCGCGATGGCGATCATCGCCTCTCGCGCCCGAAAGACATTGAACGGATGCTTTCCGCCATCGAAACCATGCTCTGA
- the infC gene encoding translation initiation factor IF-3, with protein sequence MRRPFKADAPVKDGPRSNREIRIPRVQLIDAEGQNLGIVPTDQALKMAEEAGLDLVEISPNNDPPVCKILDLGKLKYANQKKAAEARKKQKIVEIKEIKMRPNIDTHDYEVKMKAINRFFEDGDKVRVTLRFRGREMAHQELGMKLLLQVKEDTAAIAKVEAEPKLEGRQMMMVLAPR encoded by the coding sequence ATTCGCAGACCTTTCAAAGCCGACGCTCCAGTCAAGGACGGGCCGCGCTCCAATCGGGAAATTCGCATCCCCCGCGTTCAGCTGATCGACGCAGAGGGACAGAATCTCGGCATCGTGCCGACAGATCAGGCGCTCAAGATGGCGGAGGAGGCTGGGCTCGATCTGGTCGAAATCTCCCCCAATAACGATCCGCCCGTCTGCAAGATCCTGGATCTCGGCAAGCTGAAATACGCCAACCAGAAGAAGGCGGCAGAGGCGCGCAAGAAGCAGAAGATCGTCGAAATCAAAGAAATCAAGATGCGTCCGAACATCGACACCCATGATTATGAGGTGAAGATGAAGGCGATCAACCGCTTCTTTGAGGATGGCGACAAGGTTCGAGTGACGCTCCGGTTCCGCGGTCGCGAAATGGCGCACCAGGAGTTGGGCATGAAGCTTCTGCTTCAGGTGAAGGAGGACACTGCGGCGATCGCCAAGGTGGAAGCCGAACCGAAGCTCGAGGGCCGTCAGATGATGATGGTGCTGGCTCCCCGTTAA